One genomic window of Ilyobacter polytropus DSM 2926 includes the following:
- a CDS encoding DEAD/DEAH box helicase: protein MFEKLKGNIERKKTGIRVEKVYFKLSFDEKGAYLDTVDETGKILCEVESLQYDRNTREILKSIDHIRENSLFLISWDSCGDRIYLSEHPHLIELLKKSKYFVDENLENIEWSHEESNLTLKIETPEEESKKLNSFLLLKGRYKDFKFINEKTVIYNKKIYSIADIGESFISASEINSQFPKSDLENFLTVTMSYFDNIDIDFKDYTVEIGEEKKLQPQIIIEKISRDNSLYLKVGMTVSTMNYDFLSEYNINNAAIVNHMEKKIFFCDIELRNIGEAIEEVVKVLTKHQRKLKLREGYYLDGNLIIMQEKLAKEFVTKELLQMVGKYKIVGTDKLKKYRIRTVKPKLVANLQHSIDFLEGDVELEIEGEKFTIFDVLKAYKKDSYIVLSDGTNALINKKYIEKLERIFKRKDEKAKVSFFDLPLVEELIEDKLFSGEMKKSKELFMGFNSLKDYPVSVPPIKAVLREYQDYGYRWLSYLIDNKIGGCLADDMGLGKTLQAIALLSRIYETPRKPSLVAMPKSLIYNWENEIKKFNPNLNVKIYYGNNRDVNEIKESQIVLTTYGTVRNDIKTLKEMEFELVILDESQNIKNINSQTTKAVMLLNSQNRVALSGTPVENNLGELYSLFRFLNPTMFGSIDEFNSFYANPIQRDNDMEVVEELRKKIYPFILRRTKKEVLKDLPDKIEKVHFVEMNDEQKKIYDERRLFYYDLIHNQIKEHGIGKSQIFILQALNELRQLASCPEMKTEGLVSSTKREILIENIREAVDNGHKILIFTNFIRSIENICEDLDKHNIKHLYMTGATKDRQSLVEKFQNDKKCKVFVMTLKTGGVGLNLTAADTIFIYDPWWNKTAEDQAVDRSHRMGQDRTVFSYKLITKGTIEEKILKLQEEKSRLFEKLISSDSASVKSLTEKDIEYILSE, encoded by the coding sequence ATGTTTGAGAAGTTAAAAGGAAATATAGAAAGAAAAAAAACTGGTATAAGAGTAGAAAAAGTATATTTTAAACTTTCCTTTGATGAAAAAGGAGCTTATTTGGATACAGTGGATGAGACGGGTAAAATACTGTGTGAAGTAGAATCCCTGCAATATGACAGAAATACAAGAGAAATTCTGAAAAGTATAGATCATATAAGAGAAAACAGTCTCTTTTTAATATCCTGGGACAGTTGTGGAGATAGGATATATCTCAGCGAACATCCGCACCTAATAGAACTCCTAAAAAAGAGCAAGTATTTCGTAGATGAAAATTTAGAGAATATAGAGTGGAGCCATGAAGAGAGTAACCTGACTCTCAAAATAGAAACTCCCGAAGAGGAAAGTAAAAAACTTAATTCTTTTTTACTTTTAAAAGGAAGGTACAAAGATTTTAAATTTATAAATGAAAAGACAGTTATTTATAATAAAAAGATTTATAGTATAGCTGATATAGGAGAAAGTTTTATAAGTGCGTCAGAGATCAATTCACAATTTCCTAAGAGTGATCTTGAAAATTTTCTTACAGTTACCATGTCTTATTTTGATAATATAGATATAGATTTTAAGGATTATACGGTGGAAATAGGGGAAGAGAAAAAACTCCAGCCACAGATAATAATTGAAAAGATTTCTAGGGACAACAGTCTATACCTGAAGGTTGGTATGACTGTATCTACAATGAATTATGATTTTTTGAGTGAATATAATATAAATAATGCTGCAATTGTAAATCATATGGAGAAAAAAATATTTTTTTGTGATATAGAGCTTCGGAATATTGGGGAAGCTATAGAGGAAGTAGTGAAGGTTCTCACAAAGCATCAAAGAAAATTGAAGTTACGAGAGGGCTATTACCTAGATGGAAACCTTATAATAATGCAGGAAAAACTTGCTAAGGAATTTGTCACCAAAGAACTTCTTCAGATGGTGGGGAAGTACAAGATAGTAGGTACTGACAAATTAAAAAAATACAGGATAAGAACCGTAAAACCAAAGCTGGTGGCAAACCTTCAGCACTCTATAGATTTCCTTGAAGGAGATGTAGAATTAGAGATAGAGGGTGAAAAGTTTACAATATTTGATGTCTTGAAGGCCTATAAAAAAGATTCCTATATAGTGCTGAGTGATGGAACCAACGCCCTTATAAATAAAAAATATATTGAAAAATTAGAGAGGATTTTTAAAAGAAAGGATGAAAAGGCCAAGGTTTCTTTTTTTGATCTGCCTCTAGTGGAAGAGCTTATAGAGGATAAACTTTTTTCAGGAGAGATGAAAAAAAGCAAGGAACTCTTTATGGGCTTCAACAGCTTAAAAGATTATCCTGTGTCTGTGCCACCTATAAAAGCTGTACTCAGAGAGTATCAGGATTATGGATACAGATGGCTTAGCTATCTTATAGACAATAAAATAGGAGGATGTCTTGCTGATGATATGGGTCTTGGGAAAACACTCCAGGCAATAGCCTTACTTTCTAGAATATATGAAACACCTAGAAAACCTAGTCTTGTGGCTATGCCTAAAAGTCTTATCTATAACTGGGAAAACGAGATAAAAAAGTTTAATCCTAATCTAAATGTAAAAATTTACTATGGTAATAACAGAGATGTAAATGAGATCAAAGAGTCTCAGATAGTACTCACAACTTACGGTACAGTAAGAAATGATATAAAAACACTGAAAGAAATGGAATTTGAGCTTGTAATCCTAGATGAGTCTCAGAATATAAAAAATATAAATTCCCAGACTACCAAGGCAGTTATGCTTTTAAATTCCCAAAACAGGGTTGCTCTTTCTGGTACTCCAGTAGAGAATAACCTCGGAGAACTTTATTCACTCTTTAGATTCTTGAATCCCACTATGTTTGGGAGTATAGACGAGTTTAATTCTTTTTATGCAAACCCTATACAAAGGGACAACGATATGGAAGTCGTAGAGGAATTGAGGAAAAAAATATATCCATTTATATTGAGAAGAACTAAAAAAGAGGTTTTAAAGGATCTTCCTGATAAAATAGAAAAGGTACACTTTGTAGAAATGAATGACGAACAAAAGAAAATCTATGACGAAAGAAGACTTTTCTATTATGATCTGATACATAATCAGATAAAAGAGCACGGTATAGGTAAGAGTCAAATATTTATTCTGCAGGCTTTAAATGAACTGAGACAGCTTGCAAGCTGCCCGGAAATGAAGACAGAGGGATTAGTTTCATCTACCAAAAGGGAGATACTAATAGAAAATATAAGAGAAGCTGTGGATAACGGGCATAAAATACTTATATTCACTAATTTTATAAGATCTATAGAAAATATATGTGAGGATCTTGATAAGCATAATATAAAACATCTTTATATGACTGGAGCTACAAAAGACAGACAGTCTCTTGTGGAAAAATTTCAGAATGATAAAAAGTGCAAGGTTTTTGTAATGACTTTGAAAACAGGAGGAGTCGGCCTTAACCTGACCGCTGCAGACACTATATTTATATATGACCCTTGGTGGAACAAGACAGCGGAAGACCAGGCTGTAGACAGATCTCACAGAATGGGACAGGACAGAACGGTATTCTCGTATAAACTTATAACTAAAGGGACTATAGAGGAAAAAATACTAAAACTACAGGAAGAGAAAAGTCGTCTTTTTGAAAAATTAATATCTAGCGACAGTGCCTCAGTAAAATCTCTTACTGAAAAAGATATTGAATATATCTTGAGTGAGTAG
- a CDS encoding tyrosine-type recombinase/integrase translates to MRELLIEFLKFIKDKKGFSESSIEAYRKDLEDFTVFLMGKDYVEVEDLDVMSFIETMKKEYSENSIYRKLVSLRAFYKYLYKKGIVEKLPTEGLKPVKPTVQMPETLEWEEVERIINQCGNQPKGERDKLVIEMLLQSGLLISEVLEIKISDIISTEYKKIKYVKNNRLHFIEIGNELSEKIKSFVNEDREKVVNSEDDFLFQGVTRQNFGARFKKYGQKAGISQNIYPNMLRNTLAKKYLDSSIDDVKDKMHLEKLEGTGVYITRNLDKIRELYMEIAIGDK, encoded by the coding sequence ATGAGGGAATTATTGATAGAGTTTCTAAAATTTATAAAAGATAAAAAAGGCTTTTCTGAGAGCAGTATAGAGGCCTATAGAAAGGACCTTGAGGACTTTACAGTTTTTTTGATGGGAAAAGACTATGTGGAAGTAGAAGACTTGGATGTGATGTCTTTTATAGAGACAATGAAAAAAGAATATTCTGAAAATAGTATCTATAGAAAGTTGGTCTCACTGCGAGCCTTCTACAAATATCTGTATAAAAAAGGTATTGTGGAAAAATTGCCCACAGAAGGTTTAAAACCTGTGAAACCTACGGTACAGATGCCTGAAACACTTGAATGGGAAGAAGTAGAAAGAATAATAAACCAATGTGGTAATCAGCCTAAGGGAGAAAGGGACAAATTGGTCATAGAAATGCTTTTACAGAGCGGGCTTCTCATATCAGAGGTTCTAGAGATAAAAATAAGCGATATAATATCAACTGAATATAAGAAAATAAAGTATGTAAAGAACAACAGACTTCATTTTATAGAAATAGGAAATGAGCTTTCTGAAAAGATAAAATCTTTTGTTAATGAAGACAGGGAAAAAGTCGTGAATAGCGAAGATGATTTTTTATTTCAGGGAGTGACAAGACAGAATTTTGGTGCAAGATTTAAAAAATATGGCCAGAAGGCAGGGATATCTCAAAATATATATCCGAATATGCTGAGAAATACCTTGGCAAAAAAATACTTAGATAGCAGTATAGATGATGTCAAAGATAAGATGCATCTTGAAAAGCTTGAAGGAACAGGTGTATACATCACAAGAAACTTAGATAAAATAAGAGAACTATATATGGAAATCGCAATAGGCGATAAATAG
- the era gene encoding GTPase Era — MKSGFIAVVGRPNVGKSTLTNKLVNEKVAIVSDKAGTTRDSIKGILNHGGNQYIFIDTPGIHKPKHLLGEHMTNVAVRSLKEVEVIMFVLDGSQEISTGDKYVMDRILEADKTPRILIVNKIDKMSDEEIKVKKAEIEEKLGTFDRIVELSAEYSIGMYRVIEAIDPFLEEGVMYYPEDMYTDMPTYKVICEIVREKILTRTRDEIPHSIAIEIINVERRPNGKDKFDINIYVERNSQKGIIIGNRGEMLKEVGTEARKDIEELLGKKIYLNLWVKVKEKWRKKKPFLKEMGYYMEEE, encoded by the coding sequence ATGAAATCAGGATTTATAGCAGTAGTAGGAAGACCTAATGTTGGGAAATCAACATTGACAAATAAACTTGTAAATGAAAAAGTAGCCATAGTATCTGACAAAGCGGGAACAACAAGAGATTCTATAAAAGGGATATTAAACCATGGTGGGAATCAGTATATATTTATTGATACACCGGGAATACATAAACCTAAACATCTTTTAGGTGAGCATATGACCAATGTGGCTGTAAGGTCGCTAAAAGAGGTAGAGGTTATAATGTTTGTCCTAGACGGAAGTCAGGAGATAAGCACAGGGGATAAATATGTGATGGACAGAATTTTAGAAGCTGATAAAACTCCTAGAATACTGATTGTTAATAAAATTGATAAGATGAGCGATGAAGAGATAAAAGTTAAAAAAGCTGAAATCGAGGAAAAGTTAGGAACATTTGACAGAATTGTAGAACTTTCTGCAGAATATTCAATAGGAATGTACAGGGTAATAGAGGCCATAGACCCTTTTCTAGAAGAAGGAGTAATGTACTATCCTGAAGATATGTATACTGACATGCCTACTTATAAGGTTATATGTGAGATTGTACGGGAAAAAATATTAACTAGGACAAGAGATGAAATACCTCATTCTATAGCAATAGAAATAATAAATGTAGAGAGAAGACCAAACGGAAAAGATAAATTTGACATAAACATATATGTAGAGAGAAATTCTCAAAAAGGAATAATAATAGGGAACAGAGGAGAGATGCTAAAAGAGGTGGGAACAGAAGCGAGAAAAGATATCGAAGAGCTTCTAGGGAAAAAAATATACCTCAATCTCTGGGTAAAAGTAAAGGAAAAATGGAGAAAGAAAAAACCTTTCCTTAAAGAGATGGGTTATTATATGGAAGAGGAATAA
- a CDS encoding Cof-type HAD-IIB family hydrolase, translating into MKYKAVVLDMDGTLLNSKLEIDEKTAEELKKFRCIGGKVYIATGRTYLSLKPYYDILGLDTPVIAYNGAKVVSCLGDSILEYPMEDDLVKYFIDVSRRTGIHLNLYQNEKWLVESPFNKESEVYEEISGLSPEEADFENLEEYFSTKVLFIAEKEKLDQLRNEILVDLDGLVHVTASKPFFLEIMKKGVNKGETLKKLMKSEGISLEEVIAFGDGLNDLEMIKTVGLGVAMGNSYEELKAVADIVTKDNDSNGIGEVMSELLAKVEL; encoded by the coding sequence ATGAAATACAAAGCTGTAGTATTAGATATGGACGGGACGCTTCTTAATTCCAAACTTGAAATAGATGAAAAAACAGCAGAGGAACTTAAAAAGTTTAGGTGTATAGGGGGAAAGGTTTATATAGCAACTGGAAGGACGTATCTTTCTCTAAAACCTTATTATGATATATTAGGTTTAGATACTCCTGTTATAGCTTATAACGGGGCTAAAGTTGTATCTTGTTTGGGAGACTCCATTCTTGAATACCCAATGGAGGATGATTTGGTAAAATATTTTATAGATGTTTCTAGAAGAACCGGGATACATCTTAATCTTTATCAAAATGAAAAATGGCTTGTTGAGTCTCCTTTTAACAAGGAAAGTGAAGTTTATGAAGAAATATCAGGGTTAAGTCCTGAAGAGGCTGATTTTGAAAATTTAGAAGAGTATTTTTCTACAAAGGTTTTATTTATAGCGGAGAAGGAAAAACTTGATCAACTGAGAAATGAAATATTAGTTGATTTAGATGGACTGGTTCATGTGACAGCATCGAAACCTTTTTTTCTAGAAATTATGAAAAAAGGTGTAAACAAAGGTGAAACTCTGAAAAAACTAATGAAATCAGAAGGAATAAGCTTAGAAGAAGTAATAGCCTTTGGAGACGGACTAAACGACCTTGAAATGATAAAAACAGTCGGTCTAGGAGTAGCTATGGGTAACTCTTATGAGGAACTTAAAGCAGTAGCTGACATAGTAACAAAAGACAATGACTCTAACGGAATAGGAGAAGTAATGTCAGAGCTTTTGGCTAAAGTAGAGTTATAG